One Etheostoma cragini isolate CJK2018 chromosome 19, CSU_Ecrag_1.0, whole genome shotgun sequence DNA segment encodes these proteins:
- the si:dkey-171c9.3 gene encoding uncharacterized protein si:dkey-171c9.3 — protein sequence MQEASADPRVSEPTPEGLNRSHLNIGVLEEFAQNMTENIIQSFTSQMEMVAPEVDCQASRFDQNQETFAEELALAVMDAALREVCGGHNVENHDGSKSTKSAFINESDSERSTDMDPGKEIQMSKETQPFYPTLSQSGLLIMGSLDYPDAPPTTPLLPQLERSRHSFARKLKGGLAKVFLPSPPPPTPKDKEEDRDRAANDSQVELMEHLMHSLSTDDLAKDSFEVGPHHGAKLEAFAEALSCDIIGWVLSDKNREQIADSDLHLLAHQLAETIISSFLDEAKMLV from the coding sequence ATGCAAGAAGCAAGCGCAGATCCAAGGGTGTCAGAGCCGACTCCAGAAGGCCTCAACAGAAGCCACCTAAACATTGGGGTTCTAGAGGAGTTTGCCCAAAATATGACCGAGAACATAATCCAGTCCTTTACAAGCCAAATGGAAATGGTGGCGCCTGAGGTGGACTGCCAGGCGTCCAGATTTGATCAGAACCAGGAGACGTTCGCGGAAGAGTTAGCCTTAGCAGTGATGGACGCTGCTCTGAGGGAAGTTTGTGGAGGTCACAACGTTGAGAATCACGACGGTTCCAAGAGTACAAAGTCAGCTTTTATAAATGAATCTGACAGTGAAAGATCCACAGATATGGATCCAGGCAAAGAAATCCAGATGTCCAAAGAAACCCAGCCCTTTTACCCTACGCTGTCCCAGTCAGGGCTCCTCATCATGGGATCCCTTGACTACCCCGACGCCCCTCCAACCACGCCTCTCCTCCCTCAGCTTGAGAGGAGCAGACACAGTTTCGCAAGGAAGCTAAAAGGAGGCTTGGCGAAGGTTTTCTTGCCGTCACCTCCTCCGCCAACCCCAAAGGACAAAGAGGAGGACAGGGACAGAGCTGCCAATGACTCCCAGGTGGAGTTAATGGAGCATCTGATGCACTCATTGTCCACAGATGATTTGGCCAAAGACTCTTTTGAAGTAGGACCGCACCATGGAGCCAAGCTGGAGGCGTTTGCGGAGGCTCTTTCATGTGACATTATTGGCTGGGTCTTGAGTGataaaaacagagagcagaTAGCCGATAGCGATCTTCATCTACTCGCCCACCAACTGGCTGAAACCATCATCTCCTCCTTCCTTGATGAAGCTAAAATGCTTGTCTAG
- the ccnb3 gene encoding G2/mitotic-specific cyclin-B3 isoform X1 codes for MPFTRGKNPALTAGSKLPKLNATSNENQEEGQQAKRSSSPPHGAPKKRTAFIDITNAIGQCLSECRPKSDGGFRTAHKVQISLPGRKKEAGKKQVKKTSASSESAKNRANLKQLSVSSDGTPDEKEKRDAQEGNEEELQKDVAAPVEELVAAAPPAVREVPAHLQKQQIPEEFDIDSENSEDCCYMCPEYAKDIFDYLKKREERFVLCNYMPQQPSLNPEMRAILIDWLVEVQENFELYHETLYLAVKMADHYLSKTPVHRELLQLVGSTTMLIASKFEERTPPCVDDFLYICDDAYKREDIISMEASILQGLSFDINIPIPYRFLRRYAKCVNAGMDTLTLARYYCEMSLMEMDLVSERGSLLASACLLMALVTKDLGGWRPILQFHSGYQTSDVAPVVRKLYEMLLAPPDDKLRAVRSKYSHKVFFEVSSLPLVNIDILEKAISQ; via the exons ATGCCGTTCACGAGGGGAAAGAATCCCGCACTCACCGCTGGGAGCAAGCTACCCAAGCTTAATGCAACATCGAATGAGAACCAG GAGGAAGGCCAACAGGCGAAGaggtcctcctctcctcctcatgGAGCCCCGAAGAAGAGGACCGCTTTTATCGACATCACTAAT GCTATAGGTCAGTGTCTGTCAGAGTGTCGGCCCAAGAGCGATGGCGGCTTCAGGACC GCTCATAAAGTTCAGATTAGCCTGCCAGGGAGGAAGAAGGAAGCAGGCAAGAAGCAGGTGAAGAAGACAAGCGCCTCCTCAGAGTCTGCGAAGAATCGTGCCAACCTGAAACA GTTGTCGGTGAGCTCAGACGGGACCCcggatgagaaagaaaagagggatgCACAGGAGGGGAatgaagaggagctgcagaaggATGTAGCGGCTCCAGTAGAAGAGCTGGTTGCTGCCGCGCCCCCTGCTGTCCGTGAAGTGCCAGCACACCTTCAGAAACAACAG ATCCCAGAGGAGTTTGACATCGACTCTGAGAACTCTGAGGACTGTTGTTACATGTGTCCGGAGTACGCAAAGGACATCTTTGACTACCTCAAAAAGAGAGAG GAAAGGTTTGTCCTCTGTAACTACATGCCCCAGCAGCCCAGCCTCAACCCAGAGATGAGGGCAATCCTGATCGACTGGCTGGTGGAAGTGCAG GAGAACTTTGAGCTGTACCACGAGACCCTGTACCTGGCCGTGAAGATGGCAGACCACTACCTCTCCAAGACTCCAGTCCACCGGGAGCTGCTGCAGCTCGTTGGCTCCACCACCATGCTCATTGCCTCCAAGTTTGAG GAGCGCACCCCGCCTTGTGTCGACGACTTTCTTTATATTTGCGACGATGCATACAAGAGGGAGGACATCATCTCTATGGAGGCCAGCATCCTGCAGGGGCTGTCCTTCGACATCAACATCCCCATCCCCTATCGGTTCCTCAGACGCTAtgccaag TGTGTGAATGCCGGTATGGACACGCTGACCCTGGCCCGGTACTACTGCGAGATGAGTCTCATGGAGATGGACCTGGTGTCGGAGAGAGGCTCGCTGCTCGCCTCAGCCTGCCTGCTGATGGCGCTCGTCACCAAAGACCTGGGAGGATGG CGTCCCATCCTGCAGTTCCACTCGGGCTATCAGACGTCGGACGTGGCTCCTGTTGTCAGAAAACTCTACGAGATGCTTTTAGCTCCTCCAGACGATAAACTACGAGCCGTCAGGAGCAAATACTCACACAA AGTGTTTTTCGAAGTTTCTTCCCTGCCATTGGTCAACATAGACATTTTGGAGAAAGCGATATCTCAGTGA
- the ccnb3 gene encoding G2/mitotic-specific cyclin-B3 isoform X2, producing MPFTRGKNPALTAGSKLPKLNATSNENQEEGQQAKRSSSPPHGAPKKRTAFIDITNAHKVQISLPGRKKEAGKKQVKKTSASSESAKNRANLKQLSVSSDGTPDEKEKRDAQEGNEEELQKDVAAPVEELVAAAPPAVREVPAHLQKQQIPEEFDIDSENSEDCCYMCPEYAKDIFDYLKKREERFVLCNYMPQQPSLNPEMRAILIDWLVEVQENFELYHETLYLAVKMADHYLSKTPVHRELLQLVGSTTMLIASKFEERTPPCVDDFLYICDDAYKREDIISMEASILQGLSFDINIPIPYRFLRRYAKCVNAGMDTLTLARYYCEMSLMEMDLVSERGSLLASACLLMALVTKDLGGWRPILQFHSGYQTSDVAPVVRKLYEMLLAPPDDKLRAVRSKYSHKVFFEVSSLPLVNIDILEKAISQ from the exons ATGCCGTTCACGAGGGGAAAGAATCCCGCACTCACCGCTGGGAGCAAGCTACCCAAGCTTAATGCAACATCGAATGAGAACCAG GAGGAAGGCCAACAGGCGAAGaggtcctcctctcctcctcatgGAGCCCCGAAGAAGAGGACCGCTTTTATCGACATCACTAAT GCTCATAAAGTTCAGATTAGCCTGCCAGGGAGGAAGAAGGAAGCAGGCAAGAAGCAGGTGAAGAAGACAAGCGCCTCCTCAGAGTCTGCGAAGAATCGTGCCAACCTGAAACA GTTGTCGGTGAGCTCAGACGGGACCCcggatgagaaagaaaagagggatgCACAGGAGGGGAatgaagaggagctgcagaaggATGTAGCGGCTCCAGTAGAAGAGCTGGTTGCTGCCGCGCCCCCTGCTGTCCGTGAAGTGCCAGCACACCTTCAGAAACAACAG ATCCCAGAGGAGTTTGACATCGACTCTGAGAACTCTGAGGACTGTTGTTACATGTGTCCGGAGTACGCAAAGGACATCTTTGACTACCTCAAAAAGAGAGAG GAAAGGTTTGTCCTCTGTAACTACATGCCCCAGCAGCCCAGCCTCAACCCAGAGATGAGGGCAATCCTGATCGACTGGCTGGTGGAAGTGCAG GAGAACTTTGAGCTGTACCACGAGACCCTGTACCTGGCCGTGAAGATGGCAGACCACTACCTCTCCAAGACTCCAGTCCACCGGGAGCTGCTGCAGCTCGTTGGCTCCACCACCATGCTCATTGCCTCCAAGTTTGAG GAGCGCACCCCGCCTTGTGTCGACGACTTTCTTTATATTTGCGACGATGCATACAAGAGGGAGGACATCATCTCTATGGAGGCCAGCATCCTGCAGGGGCTGTCCTTCGACATCAACATCCCCATCCCCTATCGGTTCCTCAGACGCTAtgccaag TGTGTGAATGCCGGTATGGACACGCTGACCCTGGCCCGGTACTACTGCGAGATGAGTCTCATGGAGATGGACCTGGTGTCGGAGAGAGGCTCGCTGCTCGCCTCAGCCTGCCTGCTGATGGCGCTCGTCACCAAAGACCTGGGAGGATGG CGTCCCATCCTGCAGTTCCACTCGGGCTATCAGACGTCGGACGTGGCTCCTGTTGTCAGAAAACTCTACGAGATGCTTTTAGCTCCTCCAGACGATAAACTACGAGCCGTCAGGAGCAAATACTCACACAA AGTGTTTTTCGAAGTTTCTTCCCTGCCATTGGTCAACATAGACATTTTGGAGAAAGCGATATCTCAGTGA